CCCATTCAAATGGGCCAATGGACTGGCTGAAGCTAGGCGAACCAGTTTTCTCTAACTTCTCTGCAGGGGCCTGGGGCCTAAAGGAGTGGAATTTCCccaaaagcagaacaaaaagaaaaggttttagcgatgggttttaaaaaaaacagagacTCAGAGTGAACTAACATGAGGCAGGGAATGGTGTACAGGCGTTCTATTGTTTAGTCTGGATCTATATAGTTCTTGTCTTGTGCTATCTAATGTGTCTATTTGCTTCCACTATCATGTCCCTGAAGAGGTAAACTGTAAGCCAGAGTTTCCTACAAGGTGGAACTCTGGAAAAGAGTGTGCTATGCTACTCAGGAGTCTGGGGGAGATGCAGTTAGACCGGGCGTTCAGCTCAGACGCGATGTGAGACAGAGGATCTATACCCTGTGTGGGCCTGGATTCTGCTGAGTCTCAGGAAGCTTAAAAGCATATGGGCCTGGAATCCAAAGACAGTAGCCTGGTGTGTCCAGCAGGGGGATTTTTACCATGGCTGTGACAACATGCGTAAGTCATTGCAGGATCGGGGTGGAGGTGTTGTTTGACACATCTGCCTTTCTGATTCTGAAGAAACGTGAGATACTAGTACTTAGACCTGAACACTTGCAAAGTGCAGGGGCCATGTTGTGTCCCACAGGCTTATCTGACCCCAGATGCCCTTGTATCTTCCCTTAAGGAGATAGCTCCACTATGAAAGTTACTACCTGTGCATACTGAGTCTGTGCTCCCTGGTGTTTAGACAGGAGAGGAGAGAATCCTGTGCAGACCGGCCAGCCCCACTACTCATTTGGAGACCTACATAGCCTCAGTCTTTCTATATCTAATTTACTGTTGCTAAGTATAACGTTTTTCCTAAGTGCTAATGTCTGGGAACTGAAACGAGACTCTAAAAGTCAAGTTCAGTTCTTCCTTCTATTACATTAACCCTGGACTAAAGACTACGGGCCAAACTATGCCCTCGGTTACACTTGTTCAGCCCTAGGTTGCCTTCAGTGGGGGTATAACTGAATTTGACTTGCAGAATGATTTCCTGGTGATTGATGTACATGGAAATttgaacccagcttgactttcagaccTTTTTGTGAGTTTGAGCTGCTGATGGgtagaaaaaataactttttacttgtaaactgaaaaTTGTATATGAAaacactgaacacagaatttCACAATGTtagcagaactgcactttaagCAATCAAGTTTTGTGCTAAACAGAGCATATTCCTTTAAGAGGGCTCAGTTTCACTGAAAAATACTgtcttcattttgactttttttttttttgctaaaaatcATTCCTAATCCTAATAAACTGAGGCCCATAGGTACAGTTTTAATGGTATTGTTATTCCAGGTAATAACACTTTCATGCTTCAtcaaattctttctttctctggatAAAATTAAGGCTGTAGGAATACATCATGGTTTTTGTAATTAAAAGGAGGTTGCATTTGGAATAAAGCCAAGGAGAGCATGAATGGCAGCAGTATCTAGGAAAGAAACGCCAAAAAGatggtttcaaaacaaaaccacatcATTTAAATAATGCCTTCACAGCAAGTAAGCTTGCATTACTTGAAATCAGCTATTTCTTGGATCACCAgttagtttaataaaaaaaaaaaaaaaaaaaaggcaagcaaATATTTACCTTTCTCTGAAATACTTCCCCAACCACTTATGAAGCACTTTGTTCGGTTGTTGATGTTTAGATGAATGTGAACAAAGGGTAAGCAGATGGGCTGAATATAGTCATTGTAGCTTACCGATTTATATAGTTTAAATAATGCAATATCATTTTCAAACGTCTCTATCCGGAATTCTGAATGGACAATAATCTCTCTAACACTACGTTTCACAGTATGTCTCTCAGGTCTGGAAATATCATGAAGGCCAATCACAACCTTCCAGTAGTATGGATCCCTAAAAGAGAATCAACAATTCATTTCTTACATctgtaatacaataaataaattacttgTTTGcattctttaaaatgtgttttgttttgttggcagCTTATACACATTTGACAACATGCTTTAAAAATcccatattaaatatttttgggacaAGTTCATGATAGAGAGAGCTGAACTGAGAACACAGATTGCCTCATATTTGACAAGGCAAATCCAGAT
The genomic region above belongs to Malaclemys terrapin pileata isolate rMalTer1 chromosome 23, rMalTer1.hap1, whole genome shotgun sequence and contains:
- the TMPRSS12 gene encoding transmembrane protease serine 12 isoform X2 translates to MWPGLWAAALVVLLLLRAGGGPGSSTSTCGERVLVDMISGPRIVGGHDAQLGAWPWQVSLQVYQYGVGFKHLCGGSLVNEYSVLTAAHCVRRQMDPYYWKVVIGLHDISRPERHTVKRSVREIIVHSEFRIETFENDIALFKLYKSVSYNDYIQPICLPFVHIHLNINNRTKCFISGWGSISEKDTAAIHALLGFIPNATSF